A stretch of DNA from Arthrobacter globiformis:
GATGGCCACGGACACCGGAGCGCGCTTGGCCACGTGGCGGGGGCCGGAGGGACTGACCAGGACGATGCCTACGTCCACGCCGCGGTACAGGATGGCGGCACGCTTGACCAGCTCATCCCACAGGGCGTCAGAGTATTCCTCGTCGAGGGCGCGGGGTGCCCAGCGGTCAACGGCGCGCCGGACGTCCTCCGTGTGGACGAAGTATTCGATCAGGTTTGAGCTCTCATCCAGCGCCTTGATCTTCATCGGCGAGAGCGGAGGCGGTCCCGCGCGGAAGGAGTTCACGAGCTTGGCGTAATCGTCGGCGGTCCTGAGTTTTCCGGCCAGGCGGGCGGTCGCCTTGTCCGAGGCCTTGGACAGGCTCTTGATGATCAGGCCCAGCCCGACGGCGGCCTTCCGCTCGCGCAGGTAAAGGTGAGCTGCGAGGTCCCTGGTCTTCCAGCCTTTGCAGAGCGTGGCGGAATCAGGACCGGCCGCCAGCAGGGTCTCGGCCAGGACTTCTCGGGACGGATCGACGAAATGCATCACTTGGAAAACTAGCACGTCCGCGGGGGAGTTGCGCAGTCTGTTGATAGCGGGGAATTTGTGCCCCCGTTCACGCTGGTCCTGGGGCCGTCCCCGAATCCGGAGACGCTTCAAGAAACCCCAAGCTTTTTCCAAGCTGGTCCACCAAGTATGGGCAGGGGGGAGTGCACGCAAACTGGCTCCAGCGCATCATCAGACGCTTTAGGTCTGCTTCCGGGGAGTGAGCGGAAAGGCTGCAGTGGAGCGAATAACAAAACTCCATCTGGCGTGAGGAAATGTAATGAGCACTCTCAAGAAAATGGGCACACTGGGCAGCCTCGGACTGCTTGTTTCGGGCAGTCTGATCTTCGGTTCGGCTAACGCCGCCACTGCGGCGACATGCCGGACGGGCTTGGCCGCCCCCACCAGCACAACCTTCACCGGGACACTCGTGACGGCCACCAACTTCGAGGGAAACACCCTGTCGCCGTTCACCAGGAGCGTCTCGGGGACCGGAACGGTGGCGGTGACGAGCCCCAAGGCGCACTCAGGAACGTGTTCGGTCCGTATCCGTGCGACTGACACATCAGGTTCAATAGCGAGAATGTATGTGGGGCTACCCACCGGAACAAAGCGCGCCAGCGCGGACGCCTGGGTGAACATCACCACTGGCGGCCTTGCCGGCAACAATGTGCCGTACGTCCGTTTCTTCTCGGGCTCCACCCGGGTGGCGGACGTCTTCCGCAACAACGCCAACGGTGAGCTGTGGCTGCGGACCGCAAATCCCAACGGTACGGTCTCCTACGCCAGGCTCCAGGCCGCCAGCGTTCCGCTGAACACCTGGCAGCATGTCAGGATGCAGGTACGGGCGGACGGCACCAGGTCCTCCATCCAGGTGTGGTTCGGCACCGTCCAGGTGTTCAACAGGACAGTGAACCTGCCTTCCACGACCGTGAGCAGGGTGCAGTTTGGCGCGGAGCACCCGCGCCAGATGGGTGACAGCTACGTCGACGACGTCGTTATCAAGCGTTCCGCTTCCTGACCGGGTTCCTGACCGAACCAAATACTCCCCCCTTGAATGTGGTTGGCCGCACGGCCCGCAGGTGGCTCGAAGCCCCCTGCGGGCCGTGCGGTATGTCCAGGGGAGCGGGGAGGCCAGGGCGTTTGTGCCAGCGTCCCGGGATGGGCACTAGACTTGACGTGATGTCTGAGCAGCCCACCCCCAGCCCCGCCCCCGCCCCTGCCGCCGGTGCCTCGTCCCCCGACGCCGGCGAAAGCCTTCTGCCGGGGAGCCCGCTTCCGGTCGGGATTGCTTCGGCGCTGAAACGGGACGGGGCCGGACTCGTGGCTGCCATCGTGCAGCAGTTCGACACCAACGAGGTCCTCATGCTGGGCTGGATGGACGACGAGGCCCTCAACCGGACCATGACCACCGGCCGGGTGACGTTCTACTCGCGCTCCCGCCAGGAGTATTGGCGCAAGGGTGACACGTCCGGCCACGTGCAGTGGGTCAAGTCGGTGGCCCTGGACTGCGACGGCGACGCCCTCCTCGTGCGGGTGGACCAGGTGGGGGCAGCATGCCACACCGGTACGCGGACCTGCTTTGACGGCCGGGCCTTCGACGTTGTGGCAGGTCCGGCCAACTAGCGGCCGCCCCTCCCACCCAACAGGCCCCCCACCCAACAGGCCCCCCACACTCAACAGGCCCCACCCCCCAACAGGCACTGGCCAAGAACAGACGGAGAACCAATAGCCATGCAGGACCTCGGAATCATCAGCCCTGGCCTGGAAGAATTCCGGGAACTCGCCGCCCACAGCCGCGTCATCCCTGTCCGGCTCAAGGTGCTGGCGGATGCCGAAACGCCGATCGGGCTGTACCGGAAGCTGGCGCAGGGCCAGCCGGGCACGTTCCTCATGGAGTCGGCGGCTGTCGGCGGTGCCTGGTCCCGCTACTCCTTCATCGGTTCCCGGTCCCGCGCCACGCTGACCACCAAAGACGGGCAGGCGCACTGGCTGGGCGAGCCGCCGGCGGGTGTTCCCGTGGACGGAAACCCCGTTGATGCCATCCGCGACACGATCGAGGCGCTGCGCACCGACCGGTTCGACGGGCTTCCGCCGTTCACCTCCGGCCTCGTGGGATTCCTGGGCTGGGAAACGGTCCGCCACTGGGAGAAGCTCATCAGCCCGCCCGAGGACGACCTGCAGCTGCCCGAACTGGCGCTGAACCTCGTCACGGACATGGCCGTCCACGACAACATGGACGGCACGGTGCTGCTCATCGCCAACGCCATCAACTTTGACAACAGCTCCGAACGCGTCGACGAAGCCTGGCATGACGCCGTCGCCCGCGTGAAGGAGTTGCTGGCACGCATCAGCACCCCGGTGCTCCAGCCGGTGTCTGTACTGGAGCCGGCGGCCCTCGATTTTGCCGCCAGTGTCCAGGAGCGCTGGCACGAACCCGAATACCTTGCCGCCCTCGACCGGGGCAAGGAGGCGATCGTGGACGGCGAAGTATTCCAGGTGGTCATCTCCCGCCGCTTCGAGATGGAGTGCGGGGCGTCGCCGCTGGACGTCTACCGGGTGCTGCGCAACACGAACCCGAGCCCGTACATGTACATCTTCAGCCTCGAGGACGCCGCCGGCCGGCAGTACTCGATCGTCGGCTCATCGCCGGAGGCGCTGGTGACGGTCACCGGCGAGGACGTCATCACGCACCCCATCGCCGGCTCCCGGCCCCGCGGCAAGACCGTGGACGCGGACAAGGCAATGGCCGAGGAACTCCTCGCGGACCAGAAGGAACGGGCGGAACACCTCATGCTGGTGGACCTGTCCCGGAACGATCTGTCGAAGGTCTGCGTGGCGGGTTCCGTGGACGTCACGCAGTTCATGGAGGTGGAGCGTTTCAGCCACATCATGCACCTGGTCTCCACCGTCGTCGGACGCCTGGCCCCGACGGCGAAAGCCTACGACGTCCTG
This window harbors:
- a CDS encoding anthranilate synthase component I, which encodes MQDLGIISPGLEEFRELAAHSRVIPVRLKVLADAETPIGLYRKLAQGQPGTFLMESAAVGGAWSRYSFIGSRSRATLTTKDGQAHWLGEPPAGVPVDGNPVDAIRDTIEALRTDRFDGLPPFTSGLVGFLGWETVRHWEKLISPPEDDLQLPELALNLVTDMAVHDNMDGTVLLIANAINFDNSSERVDEAWHDAVARVKELLARISTPVLQPVSVLEPAALDFAASVQERWHEPEYLAALDRGKEAIVDGEVFQVVISRRFEMECGASPLDVYRVLRNTNPSPYMYIFSLEDAAGRQYSIVGSSPEALVTVTGEDVITHPIAGSRPRGKTVDADKAMAEELLADQKERAEHLMLVDLSRNDLSKVCVAGSVDVTQFMEVERFSHIMHLVSTVVGRLAPTAKAYDVLKATFPAGTLSGAPKPRALRLLDELEPHRRGFYGGVVGYLDFAGDMDMAIAIRSALLREGRAYVQAGGGIVADSSNPAEAQETVNKAAAPLRAVHTAGSLHNITPDSVSAPDSVSSPGSVTEANS
- a CDS encoding TIGR03085 family metal-binding protein, which produces MHFVDPSREVLAETLLAAGPDSATLCKGWKTRDLAAHLYLRERKAAVGLGLIIKSLSKASDKATARLAGKLRTADDYAKLVNSFRAGPPPLSPMKIKALDESSNLIEYFVHTEDVRRAVDRWAPRALDEEYSDALWDELVKRAAILYRGVDVGIVLVSPSGPRHVAKRAPVSVAIVGEPGELLMHAHGRTRHALVTFEGQPDAVALLQSAEVGL
- the hisI gene encoding phosphoribosyl-AMP cyclohydrolase produces the protein MSEQPTPSPAPAPAAGASSPDAGESLLPGSPLPVGIASALKRDGAGLVAAIVQQFDTNEVLMLGWMDDEALNRTMTTGRVTFYSRSRQEYWRKGDTSGHVQWVKSVALDCDGDALLVRVDQVGAACHTGTRTCFDGRAFDVVAGPAN